A region from the Melopsittacus undulatus isolate bMelUnd1 chromosome 13, bMelUnd1.mat.Z, whole genome shotgun sequence genome encodes:
- the P2RX1 gene encoding P2X purinoceptor 1, producing the protein MGQKCMEKLSSFLFEYDTPRMVLVRNKKVGLTFRLIQLIVLAYIIGWVFLYEKGYQSQDSIVSSVSVKLKGLTLTNESVMGPHIWDVVDYVFPPQGDNSFVVMTNFIITPGQKQGTCPELPDAGLCTRDSDCTKGKYSRQGQGLMTGKCVHFNVSVKTCEIFGWCPVEVDDHVPSPALLSEAEKFTLFIKNSITFPKFKVSRRNLVESVTKQYLKKCTYHKVTDSLCPVFDLGYVVKESGQNFTFLAVKGGVVGITIDWNCDLDWPIRHCKPIYQFHGLYNDDSNVSPGFNFRYAKYYKENGVDKRTLYKVFGIRFDILVNGKAGKFDIIPTMTTIGSGIGIFGVASVLCDLLLLHFLQGRDYYKQKKFKYAEPEPSKSHKKEKELDNAQ; encoded by the exons ATGGGGCAGAAGTGCATGGAGAAGTTGTCCTCCTTCCTCTTTGAGTATGACACCCCCCGGATGGTGCTGGTGAGGAACAAGAAGGTGGGACTGACCTTCCGGCTGATCCAGCTCATCGTCCTGGCGTACATCATCGG GTGGGTTTTCCTCTACGAGAAGGGCTACCAGTCTCAGGACAGCATTGTCAGCTCAGTCTCAGTGAAGCTGAAAGGCCTGACGCTGACCAACGAGAGTGTCATGGGCCCTCACATCTGGGATGTAGTGGATTATGTCTTCCCACCCCAG GGGGACAACTCATTCGTGGTGATGACCAACTTCATTATCACCCCCGGACAGAAACAAGGAACCTGCCCAGAG CTGCCGGATGCTGGGCTCTGCACAAGGGACAGCGACTGCACCAAAGGCAAATACAGCCGCCAGGGACAAG GGCTCATGACAGGCAAGTGTGTGCATTTCAACGTCTCTGTGAAGACCTGTGAGATCTTTGGCTGGTGTCCTGTTGAAGTCGATGACCATGTTCCCAG CCCTGCCCTGTTGTCAGAAGCAGAGAAGTTCACCTTGTTCATCAAGAACAGCATCACCTTCCCCAAGTTCAAGGTGTCCAG GCGCAACTTGGTTGAGAGTGTTACCAAGCAGTACCTGAAGAAATGCACCTACCACAAAGTCACTGATTCCTTATGCCCCGTGTTTGACCTGGGATACGTAGTGAAGGAATCGGGTCAGAATTTTACCTTCCTGGCTGTTAAG GGTGGAGTGGTGGGCATCACCATAGACTGGAACTGTGACCTTGACTGGCCCATCCGGCACTGCAAACCCATTTACCAGTTCCACGGCCTTTACAATGATGACAGTAACGTTTCACCAGGCTTCAACTTCAG GTATGCCAAATACTACAAGGAAAATGGGGTGGACAAGAGGACCCTCTACAAGGTGTTCGGGATCCGGTTTGATATCCTGGTGAATGGCAAG gCAGGTAAATTTGACATCATCCCGACCATGACCACCATTGGCTCTGGAATTGGTATTTTTGGAGTG GCCTCTGTCCTCTGtgacctgctcctgctgcatttcctgcaAGGACGGGACTATTACAAGCAGAAGAAGTTCAAATACGCAGAACCGGAGCCT TCAAAGTCAcataagaaggaaaaggagctggACAACGCACAGTGA